A single genomic interval of Littorina saxatilis isolate snail1 linkage group LG17, US_GU_Lsax_2.0, whole genome shotgun sequence harbors:
- the LOC138953127 gene encoding uncharacterized protein: MRRMMARWHLCFVLIFCNGALASALWTKDHRFDDSLPSPSALSVDHSETVHVKGQCALLANSDHGFQGFFYNEDTKNCTLTSSVYLTNTPLTSSPGFRYYRSTPFACPLDYVLHEQSGTCFKLHKVPTTWTMARDACSAVNGRLAVLDTQEKEDFFLDYLDSAPPGTNGWGFYLGAHRPSDKWNKAWTTPGVHDLEWLSGQPVALPPSHWGDGEPQNMNTNENVLVIFRNGEHVWGFGDSRVDAPYYFVCEFALF, translated from the exons ATGAGAAGAATGATGGCAAGATGGCATCTTTGCTTTGTTCTTATTTTCTGCAATGG AGCCCTTGCCTCTGCGCTTTGGACAAAGGACCACCGTTTTGATGACAGCTTGCCATCGCCATCCGCGCTGTCCGTTGACCACAGCGAGACTGTCCACGTTAAGGGACAGTGTGCCCTTCTCGCCAATTCCGATCATGGATTCCAAGGATTCTTCTACAATGAAGACACGAAAAACTGCACCTTGACGTCATCAGTGTATCTGACAAATACTCCATTGACGTCGTCTCCTGGATTTCGCTATTACAGATCGACGCCAT TCGCGTGTCCGTTAGACTACGTGTTGCACGAGCAATCCGGCACGTGTTTCAAGTTGCACAAGGTTCCTACAACGTGGACTATGGCAAGGGACGCATGTTCTGCTGTAAATGGACGTCTGGCAGTTCTGGACACGCAGGAGAAAGAGGACTTCTTCCTGGACTACCTTGACTCTG CCCCACCCGGCACCAATGGCTGGGGCTTCTATCTTGGTGCCCATCGTCCCTCCGACAAGTGGAACAAAGCCTGGACAACTCCGGGGGTACACGACCTTGAGTGGCTCAGCGGTCAACCTGTGGCCCTGCCTCCCAGCCACTGGGGAGATGGTGAACCTCAAAATATGAACACAAATGAAAACGTCCTTGTCATCTTTCGGAACGGAGAACATGTTTGGGGTTTTGGCGATTCCAGAGTTGATGCACCGTATTACTTTGTCTGCGAATTCGCTTTGTTTTAA